The Williamwhitmania taraxaci genome contains a region encoding:
- a CDS encoding inorganic phosphate transporter: MDNYYLYIVIILLALALVDLVVGVSNNAVNFLNSAIGSHVAPRYVIMIVASLGIVIGSLMSSGMMEIARKGIFHPDQFYFSEIMIIFMAVMITDIILLDIFNTFGLPTSTTVSLVFELLGSAVAVASVKILSNDGTLAMLGQYINTEKALMIISGILISVVVAFVTGTVVMYFSRIVFSFNLRRSYHYFGALFGGFAITALTYFIIMKGIGGATMVPPSFIEALHQNTIKILLISFLGWAILLQLLSVFFRFNIFKAVVLLGTFALALSFAGNDLVNFIGVPMAGLKSFQIYMANPGIAPDQLNMSELAGPVNTNFYYLVIAGLVMVITLWFSKKARTVTETEVGLARQDSGIEQFGSTHLSRSIVRQTMHFASTLNRIIPTPIERFLDRRFDQNKAKKVKVGKDGAPSFDLIRASVNLTTASILISMATSLKLPLSTTYVTFMVAMGSSLADKAWGRESAVYRITGVLTVISGWFFTAFVAFTVALLVALAISFGGKFAVIAIIGITIFVIP; the protein is encoded by the coding sequence ATGGATAACTATTACCTCTACATTGTCATTATTCTCCTAGCCTTAGCCCTTGTTGATCTGGTAGTTGGTGTGAGTAACAATGCCGTTAATTTCTTAAACTCAGCAATTGGCTCACATGTAGCCCCCCGCTACGTGATAATGATAGTTGCATCCCTTGGTATTGTTATTGGCTCACTCATGTCGAGCGGTATGATGGAGATTGCCCGAAAAGGTATCTTTCATCCCGACCAGTTCTACTTCTCGGAGATCATGATCATATTTATGGCGGTAATGATTACCGATATTATTCTTCTCGACATTTTTAACACATTCGGGCTACCCACCTCTACTACGGTTTCTTTGGTCTTTGAGCTACTGGGCTCAGCGGTAGCCGTAGCTTCGGTTAAGATTTTGAGCAACGATGGCACTTTAGCAATGCTCGGCCAGTATATCAATACCGAAAAAGCCTTGATGATTATTTCGGGTATTCTTATTTCGGTGGTGGTGGCCTTTGTCACGGGAACGGTGGTGATGTATTTCTCTCGTATTGTTTTCTCATTCAATCTTAGACGTTCTTACCACTATTTTGGTGCCCTATTTGGAGGATTTGCCATTACAGCCCTTACCTACTTCATCATTATGAAAGGTATCGGTGGTGCTACAATGGTTCCACCATCATTTATTGAAGCGCTACATCAAAACACCATAAAAATTCTGTTAATAAGCTTCTTGGGGTGGGCCATTCTACTACAGCTGCTTTCGGTGTTTTTCCGATTCAATATTTTTAAAGCCGTTGTTCTACTAGGAACATTTGCACTCGCTCTCTCCTTTGCCGGTAACGATTTGGTAAACTTTATTGGAGTTCCAATGGCAGGTCTAAAATCGTTTCAGATATACATGGCCAATCCCGGTATTGCTCCCGATCAGTTAAACATGTCGGAGCTTGCTGGTCCGGTAAATACAAACTTCTACTACCTTGTGATCGCTGGACTTGTAATGGTAATCACGCTTTGGTTTTCGAAAAAAGCCCGCACCGTTACCGAAACAGAAGTAGGCCTTGCACGGCAGGATAGCGGGATCGAGCAATTTGGATCGACCCACCTTTCGCGTTCCATCGTTAGGCAGACCATGCATTTTGCGTCAACCCTTAACCGAATTATTCCGACTCCAATAGAGCGCTTCCTAGATAGGCGCTTTGACCAAAACAAAGCTAAAAAAGTTAAGGTTGGCAAGGACGGAGCACCTTCGTTCGACCTGATCCGTGCCTCGGTAAACCTAACTACTGCCAGCATATTAATATCGATGGCTACCTCATTAAAGCTCCCCCTTTCCACCACCTATGTAACCTTTATGGTGGCAATGGGATCTTCGTTGGCCGACAAGGCTTGGGGTCGCGAAAGCGCCGTATACCGCATTACAGGGGTATTAACCGTAATATCTGGCTGGTTCTTTACTGCCTTTGTTGCCTTTACGGTAGCCTTGCTGGTTGCTTTGGCCATTTCCTTTGGAGGAAAGTTTGCCGTGATCGCAATTATTGGCATAACCATTTTTGTAATACCTTAA
- a CDS encoding LytR/AlgR family response regulator transcription factor — protein sequence MIRTIIIDDELMAREAIGNMVNLYCPNLELVATADGVESGYEAIKKYSPELVLLDIKMPDGTGFDLLQRFESINFKFIFITAYEEYAIQAFKFSALDYLLKPIDPNDLISSVEKLNESMHKEDETIKLKAFMANIQGTSPELKKIVLKTAESIHLVNVKEIVRCESSSNYTLFYFDDNSKLLVSKTLKEFDELLSPYGFFRAHQSHLINLNYLDRYDKAEGGTLILKDKSSIPLAVRKREQLMKIFENL from the coding sequence ATGATACGGACAATAATCATAGACGATGAGCTAATGGCCAGAGAAGCCATAGGCAACATGGTAAACCTTTACTGCCCAAACTTGGAATTGGTGGCAACCGCCGATGGAGTTGAAAGTGGCTATGAGGCAATTAAGAAGTATTCGCCGGAACTGGTGTTGCTCGATATTAAGATGCCTGACGGAACCGGATTCGACTTGCTCCAACGGTTTGAATCCATCAACTTTAAATTCATCTTTATTACCGCCTACGAAGAGTACGCCATTCAGGCGTTTAAGTTTAGCGCACTCGACTACCTGCTAAAACCCATCGATCCTAACGATTTAATCTCTTCCGTGGAGAAACTTAATGAGTCGATGCACAAAGAAGATGAAACAATAAAGCTAAAAGCGTTTATGGCCAATATCCAGGGCACTTCCCCTGAACTCAAGAAAATCGTCCTAAAAACAGCCGAAAGCATCCACCTAGTAAACGTTAAAGAGATTGTTCGGTGCGAATCGAGCTCCAACTATACCCTTTTCTACTTCGACGACAATTCAAAACTCCTAGTTTCCAAAACACTCAAGGAATTCGACGAGCTGCTTAGTCCATACGGCTTTTTCCGCGCCCATCAATCGCACCTCATTAATCTAAACTACCTCGACCGATACGATAAAGCAGAGGGAGGAACCCTTATCCTTAAGGACAAATCGTCCATTCCTCTTGCGGTAAGAAAGCGGGAACAGCTAATGAAAATATTTGAAAACTTATAA